The following nucleotide sequence is from Ignavibacteriota bacterium.
CACTGTGCGCCAAGGCTACTGCGCCGACGTGGGCTGCCCGAGTTGCGGCGGGGGTGGAGGGAGTGGTGTGTGCTCCGCCACTGACGCCCTCGGCAACACGACCGTCACCCGCTTCGACGCGCTGGGCCGAGCCACCGAGACCATCTCCCCCATTGGTTCCGTGACTGCCACGCAGTATGACAACCTCGGGCGTCAGTCCAAGACCATCGACGCTCTCGGGAACGAGACGCGCTACCTTTACGATGAACTCGGCAGGCTGTGGAAGGTAGTTGACGCCCTTGGCGGCGTCACCGAGTACGGCTTCGACGAGCGCGGCAACCGCACGAGCGTCAGGGACGCTATGGGGAACATCACGCGCTTTGAGTATGACCTGAACAACAGGCTCACGAAGGAAATCAACCCGCTCGGAACCGAGACAACGTTCACTTATGACGCGACCGGCTCCCGCGCAACCCGCACGGACGGGAACGGCTTCACGACGATCTATCGGTATGACACCAACCGTCGTCTCTCGGAGATCGAGTACCCCGACGGCAAGAAGACGCAGTATACGTTCGACGAGAGAGGCAACAAGACCTTCGAGGGGCACCTTGATCCCAATGTCAACTTTGCCGCGGCCTCGCGCACCTTCGTCTACGATGATTTGAACCGCCTTCGCTCGATGACGGACTCCTCTCTCGGCAAGTCCATCCAGTACGAGTTCGACGAGAACGGAAACCGTTCGGCTGTGATTGATGCCGAAGGCGGCGTGACGCGCTGGGAATATGACCGCAACAACCGCCCTGTGAGAGTCACCGACGCAGACAGCCAAATCACGCGCTTCGAGTACGACGCTGCGGGTCGGCGGAAGAAGGTGGTCTACCCGAACGGCGTGTGGACAGAGTACCTGTACGATCCCTCCGCCCAGCTCACACACATGGTCACGCGAGACCGCACGAACCTCACGCTTCAGGGCTGGCATTACGTCTATGATCTCCGCGGGAACAGGACCAGCAAGACCGACCATGCGGGCAACGTCGAGTCGTACCTTTACGATCCTCTCGGGAGACTCACCCAGACGACGTATCCTGACGGGCGGGTGGTGTCTTGGTCTTTCGATGCGGTGGGGAATCGGCTGACTCAAACGGAAAACGGATCACTGACCACGTATTCGTACAACGCGGCCAACCAAATCCAGACCATGACCTCATCGACTGGTGCGCAGACGACCTTCGGTTTCGACGGCAACGGCAACATGCTCTGGAAGTCCGAACCGTCGGGCACGACGTACTACACGTGGGATTTCGAGAATCGCCTGCGCCAAGTCGCTGCCCCGAGCGGCGTGACGAACTTCGGGTATGACGCGAACGGTATACGTGTCTTCAAGGAGAGTGGCGGCGTCCGCACCGACTACCTCGTGGACACCGTGAGCGTCCTCGCCGAGTACGAGGCAGGCGCGAGGAAGTCGGTTTACACCCTCGGCTCCAGAATCGACGAGATCGTTTCGCAGACTAACGACCAAGGAAAGTTCTGGTACCTTGCTGATGCTCTCGGCAGCGTGACCGGCCTGACGGATTCCGGTGGCCGAGTGATCAAAACGTACCGCTACGGCGCATGGGGCGACGACGCTGGCACGACCGGCCCCGACCTCCGCAACCCGTACCGCTGGACAGGCCGCGAATGGGATCACGACGGCCTCCAGTACAACAGGGCGAGGTACTACTTCAATTTTTACTTCATCTCGAATGACCCTTTTGGAAACCAAGCTTTCTACGCGCCAAATCCAATATCTTATCGTGACCCCTTAGGTTTGACGATCATGCTGTTGGAATCAGACCCAACCATGCGTGGCTGGGTTCTGCTGGCTTCCTACGAGACGACTTGGTCAAGAACCTATTTCAAGATCGCGAAGGAAACGTACCGGCGAGTGTACTTCAGAGATATCACCAAATATGCAACCGGTCATGTGTACTTCCAGGCCGAATGGTGTGCCGATATTGGGGTCTTGCCTTACATGCAGAAAGAGGTTGGTCCCGACGATCTCGTCGTAGGAGTCAATCTCAAAAACATTTCCGCCAACTTGGCGTACTCAACGGATGCTTCGAACGTCCTTGTTCACGAACTGGCGCACGTTGCACAAATAGTCACCGGGACGGCTGTGAATGCTAACGAGGTTACGTTGGAGGTGGACGCAACCTGGGTTGAGTACTTTCA
It contains:
- a CDS encoding RHS repeat protein: MCSATDALGNTTVTRFDALGRATETISPIGSVTATQYDNLGRQSKTIDALGNETRYLYDELGRLWKVVDALGGVTEYGFDERGNRTSVRDAMGNITRFEYDLNNRLTKEINPLGTETTFTYDATGSRATRTDGNGFTTIYRYDTNRRLSEIEYPDGKKTQYTFDERGNKTFEGHLDPNVNFAAASRTFVYDDLNRLRSMTDSSLGKSIQYEFDENGNRSAVIDAEGGVTRWEYDRNNRPVRVTDADSQITRFEYDAAGRRKKVVYPNGVWTEYLYDPSAQLTHMVTRDRTNLTLQGWHYVYDLRGNRTSKTDHAGNVESYLYDPLGRLTQTTYPDGRVVSWSFDAVGNRLTQTENGSLTTYSYNAANQIQTMTSSTGAQTTFGFDGNGNMLWKSEPSGTTYYTWDFENRLRQVAAPSGVTNFGYDANGIRVFKESGGVRTDYLVDTVSVLAEYEAGARKSVYTLGSRIDEIVSQTNDQGKFWYLADALGSVTGLTDSGGRVIKTYRYGAWGDDAGTTGPDLRNPYRWTGREWDHDGLQYNRARYYFNFYFISNDPFGNQAFYAPNPISYRDPLGLTIMLLESDPTMRGWVLLASYETTWSRTYFKIAKETYRRVYFRDITKYATGHVYFQAEWCADIGVLPYMQKEVGPDDLVVGVNLKNISANLAYSTDASNVLVHELAHVAQIVTGTAVNANEVTLEVDATWVEYFHVQEKSMESKGAIKKWCLTTADFPMCVYYL